Proteins from one Brevibacillus humidisoli genomic window:
- a CDS encoding PTS sugar transporter subunit IIA, with the protein MSTFDEDLILLGAEAEQAEDILSRLAALLHSRGYVKDSFRDAVVEREKLHPTGLPSEGVYVAIPHADPVHVNQSAIAVATLKEPVSFSMMGSPDVTVGVKIVVMLAIHKPEEHLQLLRNFMKLFQDKELLLGISEATTRQRVYELLGGVVSAQTVTK; encoded by the coding sequence GTGAGTACGTTTGATGAAGATTTGATCCTGCTGGGGGCGGAAGCGGAGCAGGCGGAGGATATCCTGAGCCGATTGGCCGCTCTGCTGCACAGCAGGGGGTATGTGAAGGACAGCTTCCGGGACGCAGTCGTGGAGCGGGAGAAGCTGCATCCGACCGGACTTCCCAGCGAAGGCGTCTATGTCGCCATCCCGCACGCTGATCCGGTTCACGTCAACCAGTCGGCGATAGCGGTTGCGACCCTGAAGGAACCAGTCTCTTTTTCCATGATGGGCAGCCCTGACGTTACCGTAGGCGTAAAGATCGTCGTCATGCTGGCGATCCACAAGCCGGAGGAACATCTGCAGCTGTTGCGCAACTTCATGAAGCTGTTTCAGGACAAAGAGCTGCTGCTGGGGATCAGCGAGGCCACGACCAGACAACGCGTGTACGAGCTGTTAGGCGGCGTCGTAAGCGCACAGACGGTGACCAAATAA
- a CDS encoding SDR family oxidoreductase, with product MYPYLGWVRQCENVPITFPPQHQDRHPGIEAIMVPRPLSDNPRYQGSGKLQDKVAIITGGDSGIGRAVAIAFAKEGADSVLVYYDEHVDATETRQRVEQYGRRCLLIAGDIRDERLSQYTAQQTLETFGKIDTLVNNVAVQYPQESILDISAEQLRTTFEVNIFSFFYMTKAVLPYLQPRSTIINTASVTAYEGNTQLLDYSTTQGAVVTFTRSLSGSLVSQGIRVNGVAPGPIWTPLIPSSFSAQQVATFGTETPMKRAGQPYELAPAYVYLASEDSSYVTGQIIHVNGGTMTSS from the coding sequence ATGTATCCGTATCTAGGCTGGGTCAGGCAATGTGAAAACGTGCCGATCACATTTCCTCCCCAGCATCAGGACCGTCATCCGGGCATCGAAGCCATCATGGTGCCAAGACCCCTCTCGGACAACCCGCGTTATCAGGGAAGCGGGAAGCTGCAGGATAAAGTGGCGATCATTACCGGCGGGGACAGCGGGATTGGGCGGGCGGTGGCGATTGCGTTTGCCAAAGAAGGGGCTGACTCCGTGCTGGTCTACTACGATGAGCATGTGGATGCCACCGAGACCAGGCAGCGGGTGGAGCAGTATGGCCGCCGTTGTTTATTGATCGCCGGCGACATCCGGGATGAGCGGCTCTCCCAGTACACCGCACAGCAGACCCTGGAGACCTTCGGAAAGATCGACACGCTCGTCAACAATGTGGCGGTCCAATACCCTCAGGAGAGCATTCTGGACATCTCCGCCGAGCAGTTGCGAACGACATTTGAAGTGAACATCTTTTCATTCTTTTACATGACCAAGGCGGTGCTTCCTTATCTGCAGCCGAGAAGTACGATCATCAATACTGCTTCCGTCACCGCGTATGAAGGAAATACACAATTGCTCGACTACTCTACTACGCAAGGGGCTGTCGTCACGTTTACCCGTTCCTTGTCCGGCTCTCTCGTATCACAAGGGATTCGCGTGAATGGCGTGGCGCCGGGCCCGATCTGGACGCCCCTGATCCCCTCCAGTTTTTCCGCACAGCAGGTAGCGACCTTTGGCACGGAGACGCCGATGAAGCGTGCTGGACAGCCTTACGAGCTTGCTCCGGCCTATGTCTACCTGGCCTCTGAAGATTCCTCCTACGTGACGGGGCAGATCATCCACGTAAATGGCGGCACGATGACCAGCTCGTAG
- a CDS encoding PTS galactitol transporter subunit IIC — MFLETLKQIFDTFGAQIFVPFIIFIVALFLKVQVKKAFFAALYAGIGLQGFTLLLNAFIPVIMPVVQQMVESTGVKLPVFDIGWQATAVVAYSTEVGMIFLGLGILLQIVLFLARWTNIFQPGDLWNNYSYMVWGSMIYLITDSMALAIGCMIVLNLYSLLFSEMIARRWSTYFNYPNCTIVQLHHVGTVPFGIGMNWILDKLGAGKINLSPSDLQKKLGFLGEPIALGLLLGLFLGIMGNLKELGTLASWGEIATVGVATAAVMAIFPKVSGIFAQAFLPLTEAAKKKGKQGSKSREWYLGVNDAAGYGEAATLISGITLIPIMVLMALILPGNEVLPVVDLIALPFMVQGLVAIMNGNIFKVLVSGTIWFSLGLYLATYTAPIFTQVATEVGVSIPTGVLLITSFGILTKPIAGLIFLAFLSQSWLLIGLVIAIYAVSYFLFKKKKEAFYSYMENMNSRAA, encoded by the coding sequence ATGTTTTTGGAAACACTGAAGCAGATTTTTGACACGTTTGGCGCACAGATCTTCGTGCCGTTTATCATCTTCATCGTCGCCCTCTTTTTGAAGGTGCAGGTGAAAAAAGCGTTTTTCGCCGCGCTCTACGCCGGGATCGGTCTGCAAGGATTCACCCTGCTGTTGAATGCCTTTATCCCTGTTATTATGCCGGTTGTTCAGCAGATGGTAGAGAGCACTGGCGTGAAGCTGCCCGTCTTTGACATCGGCTGGCAGGCTACCGCCGTCGTCGCCTACTCAACCGAAGTGGGAATGATCTTCCTCGGTCTGGGAATCCTGCTGCAAATCGTGCTGTTCCTCGCTCGTTGGACCAACATCTTCCAACCAGGGGACCTGTGGAACAACTATTCGTACATGGTATGGGGTTCGATGATCTACCTGATCACCGACAGCATGGCACTGGCGATTGGCTGCATGATCGTATTGAACTTATACAGTCTTTTGTTCTCTGAAATGATTGCCAGACGCTGGTCTACTTACTTCAATTATCCTAACTGTACGATTGTCCAGCTCCACCACGTGGGGACTGTGCCGTTCGGAATCGGGATGAACTGGATTCTGGACAAGCTGGGTGCAGGCAAGATCAACCTCAGCCCCAGCGATTTGCAGAAAAAGCTCGGCTTCCTCGGGGAACCGATCGCGCTCGGTCTGCTGCTCGGCTTGTTCCTCGGCATCATGGGGAACCTGAAAGAACTGGGCACGCTTGCCTCCTGGGGCGAAATCGCTACTGTCGGTGTGGCTACTGCTGCTGTGATGGCGATTTTCCCGAAAGTATCCGGTATCTTTGCGCAAGCCTTCCTGCCGCTGACAGAGGCAGCCAAGAAAAAAGGAAAGCAGGGCAGCAAGTCCCGCGAGTGGTACCTCGGGGTTAACGACGCGGCCGGCTATGGTGAGGCTGCTACGCTGATCTCCGGTATCACGCTAATCCCGATCATGGTGCTGATGGCCCTGATCCTGCCTGGCAACGAAGTACTGCCTGTCGTTGACCTGATCGCGCTGCCATTCATGGTACAGGGATTGGTTGCGATCATGAACGGAAACATCTTTAAGGTGCTGGTCTCCGGGACGATCTGGTTCAGCCTGGGACTCTATCTGGCTACTTATACCGCACCGATCTTTACCCAGGTCGCGACAGAGGTAGGGGTAAGCATCCCTACCGGCGTGCTGCTGATCACCAGCTTTGGTATCCTGACCAAACCGATCGCTGGCCTGATCTTCCTCGCCTTCCTCTCCCAGTCGTGGCTGCTGATCGGCTTGGTGATTGCGATTTACGCGGTCTCGTACTTCTTGTTCAAGAAGAAGAAAGAAGCGTTCTACAGCTATATGGAGAATATGAACTCTCGCGCGGCGTAA
- a CDS encoding PLP-dependent aminotransferase family protein, which translates to MLWITIDRTQPVPLIRQIYQQIRSRILQGELSAGFRLPSTRRLAGELEVSRNVVIEAYELLLAEGYVTSVRGAGHYVAGDVLLPSTAELAAPYQPAPAAEAGQMGDVIDFRSGIPALDQFPRRIWAQIVQQICRDESSLALGYDRPEGRWELRQAVCTYLLRTRGIRCQPHQIIITSGATQALTLIGKVLLSPGSEVLIEDPITCDIQTIFTEAGGTLIPISVDESGMQTADLPADGSPRFLFVTPSHQFPLGGTMPIQRRIQLIQYARSHDCYIVEDDYDSEFRYEGAPVSAIKELDSERVIYIGTYSKTLSPMLRLGYLVLPEKLVTRYKQAKWFTDLHTPSLDQLTLARFIEQGHLDRHIARMKKLYRRRRTCLISALQDAFSDQVRILGESTGLHLVAQFPGFNFTLEQVEQILSVGVRIYPVEQHAIVRGKHPDKLIIGYANLTEEQIREGVQRLKTALAP; encoded by the coding sequence TTGCTCTGGATCACGATCGATCGAACACAGCCAGTGCCGCTCATCCGACAAATCTATCAACAGATTCGCAGCAGAATCTTGCAGGGAGAGCTGTCCGCAGGGTTTCGTCTCCCTTCCACCCGCCGCTTGGCAGGAGAGTTAGAGGTTTCCCGCAATGTGGTGATTGAAGCGTATGAGCTGTTGTTGGCGGAAGGGTACGTGACAAGCGTCAGAGGGGCCGGGCATTATGTGGCAGGGGATGTGCTGCTGCCGTCAACCGCCGAACTGGCTGCTCCCTACCAGCCTGCCCCAGCGGCAGAAGCCGGGCAGATGGGTGACGTGATCGACTTTCGATCCGGAATCCCGGCACTCGATCAGTTTCCCCGCAGGATATGGGCTCAGATCGTACAGCAGATCTGCCGCGACGAATCGTCTCTGGCACTGGGCTATGACCGGCCAGAGGGACGCTGGGAACTGAGACAGGCTGTCTGCACGTACCTGCTGAGAACCAGGGGGATTCGCTGCCAGCCTCATCAGATCATAATTACCTCGGGGGCGACGCAAGCTCTCACCCTGATCGGCAAAGTACTGCTGTCACCCGGCAGCGAGGTGCTAATCGAAGATCCGATCACTTGCGACATCCAGACGATCTTTACAGAAGCGGGCGGGACACTCATACCGATCTCGGTGGACGAATCAGGTATGCAAACGGCTGATCTGCCCGCCGACGGTTCCCCCCGCTTTCTCTTTGTCACGCCGTCCCATCAGTTTCCACTCGGTGGTACAATGCCGATTCAGCGGCGCATCCAACTGATCCAGTACGCCCGCAGCCATGACTGTTACATCGTCGAAGATGACTACGACAGTGAGTTCCGTTATGAAGGTGCTCCGGTTAGTGCGATAAAAGAGCTGGACAGCGAACGAGTCATCTATATCGGCACCTATAGCAAGACGCTGTCGCCGATGCTTCGCCTGGGATACCTGGTCCTGCCGGAAAAGCTGGTCACACGCTACAAGCAGGCCAAGTGGTTCACCGACCTGCACACTCCATCGCTCGATCAGCTCACGCTCGCCCGCTTCATCGAACAGGGGCATCTGGACAGGCACATCGCGCGGATGAAAAAGCTGTACCGACGGCGTAGAACATGTCTGATCTCGGCCCTGCAGGACGCCTTTTCCGATCAGGTTCGCATCTTGGGCGAATCGACCGGACTGCACCTGGTCGCTCAGTTTCCCGGATTCAACTTTACCCTGGAGCAGGTCGAACAGATTCTCTCCGTCGGCGTTCGCATCTATCCCGTCGAACAACATGCCATCGTCCGCGGCAAGCACCCCGATAAACTGATCATCGGTTACGCCAATCTGACAGAGGAGCAGATCAGAGAAGGGGTGCAGAGGTTGAAAACGGCGCTTGCTCCATGA
- a CDS encoding PTS sugar transporter subunit IIB: MKTTFNVLTVCGSGTVSSTMVAEKLKEALAEKGYKITTTEVKPQQVESYAEMGSYDFIAYTTPVPENLSIPAINAVGFLTGFDEEGFLEEVLKVIEQINA; the protein is encoded by the coding sequence ATGAAAACAACGTTTAACGTATTGACGGTGTGTGGCTCGGGGACAGTCAGCTCCACGATGGTGGCCGAGAAGTTGAAAGAAGCGCTGGCCGAGAAGGGCTACAAGATCACCACGACGGAAGTGAAACCGCAGCAGGTGGAAAGTTACGCCGAGATGGGCAGCTATGACTTCATCGCCTACACCACCCCTGTACCGGAGAATCTAAGCATTCCCGCTATCAACGCCGTGGGATTCCTGACCGGTTTTGACGAGGAAGGGTTTTTGGAAGAAGTACTTAAAGTGATTGAGCAAATCAACGCATAA
- a CDS encoding SAP domain-containing protein produces MSIQRPPFAPDMSGEEFRAHYWYKDELAAICRQNGLSSSGTKAELEERIVHLLIGETVHNQRAKTTQQRRKQRSGPITLQTRLIPEGFRFNQEARAFFQEYYGVNKFSFTKEMAAALRDAEKRNDQEMTVADLIAVYDSSRQKNHTKANPPTAEDKTYQWNGFVKEFHADPQSKQWKNKLEIAAFLWRKVRDRKGEKRYTPALLEEFKDEIEQFAKPASGGSTDQRMPE; encoded by the coding sequence ATGAGCATACAGCGTCCCCCATTTGCCCCCGACATGTCGGGGGAAGAGTTTCGCGCTCACTATTGGTACAAGGATGAACTGGCTGCCATCTGCAGGCAGAACGGGCTCTCCTCGTCCGGCACCAAAGCGGAGCTGGAGGAGAGAATTGTCCATCTGCTAATAGGAGAAACCGTCCACAACCAGCGGGCAAAGACAACCCAGCAGCGGCGGAAGCAGCGATCCGGCCCGATTACATTACAGACCCGGCTGATTCCGGAAGGGTTTCGGTTTAATCAAGAAGCGAGGGCTTTTTTTCAAGAATATTACGGGGTAAACAAGTTCTCGTTCACCAAGGAGATGGCTGCCGCTCTGCGGGACGCAGAGAAGCGGAATGACCAAGAGATGACGGTGGCTGATCTGATTGCGGTGTACGATAGCAGCCGCCAGAAGAATCACACCAAGGCCAATCCGCCTACTGCTGAGGACAAGACCTATCAGTGGAACGGCTTCGTAAAAGAGTTCCACGCCGATCCGCAGTCGAAGCAGTGGAAAAACAAGCTGGAAATCGCCGCCTTCCTCTGGCGGAAGGTACGGGATCGAAAAGGAGAGAAGCGGTACACGCCTGCTTTGCTGGAGGAGTTTAAGGATGAGATTGAGCAGTTTGCCAAGCCTGCCTCGGGAGGTAGCACAGATCAACGGATGCCGGAATAG
- a CDS encoding proline dehydrogenase family protein, with amino-acid sequence MSYYNDEERLAADVLKTIARSQAVKEYVQQSPNLYPLLFAAARRFVTGETVEDALRAADYLSAGGYRVSLEYIGENTTDIAACREAKTTFLRLIEEVGRRQADATVSFDLSHIGLSIDPGLAESHLLEMAEAANKQGVTLMISMEESTKTEQILRLYQKMAFLYTNIGITIQAHLHRSQEDLTHLLSLPGRIRIVKGAYKEPPEVALPRGEGVNQRYLELVERCTAARHPISIATHDAHLIQVIEQKGYAHLPFVEMEMLYGIQPELSKQLREKGVKLRIYLTYGTEWYLYLCHRLAEHPPNLFVALADMQDPTRTAEIPY; translated from the coding sequence ATGAGCTACTACAACGACGAGGAGAGACTGGCGGCCGATGTGTTGAAGACGATCGCCCGCAGCCAGGCGGTAAAGGAATACGTCCAACAGTCGCCTAATCTCTATCCATTGCTATTTGCCGCAGCTCGCCGCTTCGTGACAGGCGAGACAGTCGAGGATGCATTGAGGGCAGCCGACTACCTATCTGCCGGCGGGTACCGGGTCTCACTGGAGTACATCGGTGAAAACACGACCGACATCGCCGCCTGCAGAGAAGCGAAGACGACGTTTTTGCGGCTGATAGAGGAGGTGGGCCGTCGACAAGCGGATGCCACTGTATCGTTCGATCTGTCTCATATCGGTTTGTCCATTGATCCTGGATTGGCCGAGTCCCACCTGCTGGAGATGGCGGAAGCAGCAAACAAACAGGGCGTAACCTTGATGATCAGTATGGAGGAGTCGACCAAGACAGAACAGATCCTGCGGCTCTATCAAAAAATGGCTTTCCTATACACCAACATCGGCATTACGATACAGGCCCATCTCCACCGTTCCCAGGAGGATCTGACACACCTGCTCTCTTTGCCGGGCAGAATTCGCATCGTCAAAGGGGCGTACAAGGAACCACCTGAGGTTGCACTGCCGCGGGGCGAGGGTGTCAATCAACGGTATCTCGAACTGGTGGAACGGTGTACAGCGGCTCGCCATCCCATCTCGATCGCCACCCATGATGCGCACCTGATCCAGGTGATTGAGCAAAAGGGATATGCTCACCTGCCGTTCGTGGAAATGGAGATGCTGTACGGCATTCAGCCGGAGTTGAGCAAGCAGCTGCGAGAAAAGGGCGTGAAGCTGCGAATTTATCTCACGTACGGCACCGAGTGGTATCTGTATCTGTGCCATCGCTTGGCGGAGCACCCCCCCAATCTGTTTGTGGCCTTGGCAGACATGCAGGATCCGACTCGGACAGCAGAGATTCCCTATTGA
- a CDS encoding molybdopterin-dependent oxidoreductase → MDTAKKLKTLHYWNAWTILLLAVTGILLYLPSLRGSTALVRVSLKQLHIGLGIVSLLLLLAYLPLFWKHVKQIAGSLNQVINLAAVLLFVLGWGISGIVLWQIEWFPGANAAALIWHDVLTWIGVPWAVYHSISRSRWVKRADRGRLSVPVVPTPAAATPLVGSSQERNRPVPWYRKPPVSRRSFVRMSIGSLLVLLIGPAFYRWLKTVTDDGGASLDAIAEGEAGKAARSIQPLPQSNPPIGGGAQGHFRVYTVTDIPSFAPNQWSFSVSGLVDKPFTLTWDQFLQLPRTVQVSDFHCVTGWSVYQITWEGIPLRQLLEPSGVRVQAKYVKLYSGDGIYTDCLSLEQARLDDVMAAVLLDGKPIPEKLGGPVRLVVPQMYAYKSVKWLQAVELIDTEHLGYWEVRGYDTDAWLPNLHQKRGS, encoded by the coding sequence GTGGATACGGCAAAAAAGCTGAAAACCCTGCATTACTGGAATGCCTGGACCATCCTGCTGCTCGCCGTGACCGGCATCTTGCTGTATCTGCCTTCGCTTCGCGGCAGTACCGCCCTCGTTCGGGTCAGTTTGAAACAACTTCATATCGGACTGGGTATCGTGTCTCTGCTGCTCTTGCTTGCTTATCTGCCTCTCTTTTGGAAACACGTAAAACAAATCGCCGGCAGCCTGAATCAGGTGATCAATCTGGCCGCCGTTCTGTTGTTTGTGCTCGGATGGGGGATCTCCGGGATCGTCTTGTGGCAGATCGAGTGGTTTCCCGGCGCCAATGCGGCGGCCTTGATCTGGCATGACGTACTCACCTGGATCGGGGTGCCCTGGGCCGTATATCACTCTATCTCACGCAGCCGTTGGGTGAAAAGGGCGGATCGCGGACGCCTCTCCGTACCTGTCGTTCCCACGCCCGCCGCTGCCACTCCGCTCGTCGGTTCCTCGCAGGAGAGGAATCGCCCTGTGCCTTGGTACCGCAAGCCGCCAGTTTCCAGACGCTCTTTTGTCCGAATGTCCATCGGGTCGCTTCTGGTTCTGCTGATCGGCCCTGCCTTTTACCGTTGGCTGAAGACCGTCACCGATGACGGGGGCGCTTCTCTTGACGCAATCGCCGAGGGCGAAGCGGGAAAAGCGGCTCGATCCATCCAACCACTGCCCCAATCCAATCCGCCGATCGGCGGCGGCGCCCAAGGCCATTTTCGCGTCTATACCGTAACCGACATCCCCTCCTTCGCTCCCAACCAGTGGTCTTTTTCCGTCTCCGGACTGGTCGACAAACCGTTTACGCTCACTTGGGACCAGTTTTTACAGCTTCCTCGCACCGTACAGGTAAGCGACTTCCACTGTGTAACCGGCTGGTCGGTATATCAGATCACATGGGAAGGCATTCCGCTTCGACAGTTGCTGGAGCCATCGGGCGTACGTGTGCAGGCCAAGTACGTCAAACTGTACTCAGGAGACGGTATCTACACCGACTGCCTCAGCTTGGAGCAGGCCAGACTGGACGATGTGATGGCAGCTGTTCTGCTGGACGGCAAGCCAATCCCGGAGAAGTTGGGCGGTCCCGTTCGCCTGGTCGTGCCGCAGATGTATGCCTACAAATCAGTCAAATGGCTGCAGGCGGTGGAATTGATCGACACAGAGCATCTCGGCTACTGGGAAGTACGCGGCTACGATACAGACGCCTGGCTGCCCAATCTGCACCAGAAACGAGGAAGCTAA
- a CDS encoding response regulator transcription factor, translating to MFTVLVADDEVNITDVCTRYLERECYRVVTAHDGEAALRLWRTEQPDLIILDVMMPKRDGWQVCEEIRNEQDIPIIMLTARGEEIDRVMGLTMGADDYVTKPFSTRELVLRVKAILRRVQKRHTAGSASVDRLSFDGLTIYPTTRGVIAHGREIELTVKEFDLLLLFANHPGQVFSRNQLLSKVWDIDYFGDTTTVTVHIRRLREKIEQTPSDSQLIKTVWGIGYKFEGRES from the coding sequence ATGTTCACCGTATTAGTGGCTGATGACGAAGTGAATATTACCGATGTTTGTACCCGTTATCTGGAGCGCGAATGCTATCGCGTAGTGACCGCGCACGATGGGGAGGCTGCGCTGCGGCTCTGGAGAACGGAACAGCCGGATCTGATCATCCTGGATGTGATGATGCCCAAACGTGACGGCTGGCAGGTTTGCGAAGAAATTCGCAATGAGCAGGACATCCCGATTATCATGCTGACCGCTCGCGGCGAGGAGATTGACCGGGTGATGGGACTGACGATGGGCGCGGATGACTACGTCACCAAACCGTTCAGCACGAGAGAGTTGGTGCTGCGGGTCAAAGCGATCCTGCGCAGAGTGCAGAAACGGCATACTGCTGGCAGTGCTTCCGTTGACCGCTTGTCGTTCGACGGGCTGACCATCTATCCGACAACCCGCGGGGTGATCGCCCATGGCCGCGAGATCGAACTGACGGTCAAGGAGTTTGACTTACTGCTGCTGTTTGCCAACCATCCTGGTCAGGTGTTTAGCCGCAATCAACTGCTAAGCAAGGTCTGGGATATCGACTACTTCGGCGACACAACCACGGTAACTGTGCACATCCGCCGACTGCGTGAAAAAATCGAGCAGACGCCTTCCGATTCCCAATTGATTAAAACGGTTTGGGGCATCGGCTACAAGTTTGAGGGAAGAGAGAGCTAA